The genomic window GGGGGTGGATTAGGCCTTGACGGCGAAGCCGTGCCGCTTGCCGAGGGCGGTCAGGGAGGCGGAGCCGGGGATGCCGTCCGCGTCGCTGCCGGTGTAGTGGAGCTTCTTCTGCCAGGCCTTGTAGGCGGCAACGGTGGTGGTGCCGAAGGAGCCGTCGCTCGCGTACTTCGCGGAGAGGAGGCCTTCGGCCTTCAGGGCGGTCTCGACGAACTTCACGTCGGCCGCATGGGTCTGGTGGCCCTGCTTCCCCTTGGGGTCGGCCTTGGCCGCCGCGATCAGGTTGCTCAGGTCGACGACCTTCGCAGGGCCGGGCTTCGGTGCGGGCTTGGCCGGAGCGCTCGCCTTGGGGATGAGCCCTCGCTGCCACGCCTCCATGGCCGCCTTGGTCGCGAAGGCGGCGACGTCCGTGTCCACGGGGGACGAGGTCCACTGGTCGATCACCCAGGCGTGCTGGATGGTCGGGTGGCCGGCGGAGCCGTTGTACTGGGCGATCCACAGCGCGTCGCCCGCGTACGAGGTCGAGTCGTGGTTCAGCCAGAAGTCGCGGTTGCAGTACAGGCCCACGCGGTGGGTCGGCCGCAGCCGCTTGACCTCCTTGATGAACGCGTCCTTCTGGGCGCAGGAGACGCCCGGGTCCTCCCAGTCCGCCCACAGGGTGTCGCCGTCGACCATGGGGGTGTTCTTGACGAAGTAGGCGGCCTGGGCGGTCATGCTGCCGGGCCGAAGGAAGTGGTAGAAGCCGACCAGGAGCCCGCCCTTGCGGGCGTGAGCCACCTGGGCCTTCATGCGCGGGCTGAGGTAGCTCGTGCCCTCGGTGGTCTTGATGATGACGAAGGTCAGCCCGGCGGTAGAGGGCTCTGCGCTCTGGTGGCTGGACCAATCCTGACCGTTGACGGTCACGGGCAATCTCCTTTGGGTATGCGAAAGCCCCGACTCGGAATGAGCCGGGGCTGCGGTGTGCTGGTGGTTCAGCTACGGGAGCTGACGACGTGGTCGTCGAGGCGCTCGGCGAGGGCCAGGCGCTCGCGGCGCTCGTGGGCTACCTCCTCGCGCAGGCCGCCGATGTCGCGGCCGTGTTGGTTCAACGCCTCGTCGTGGCGGGCCTGGCCTTCGAGGACGCGGTCCAGGCCGTCGATGACGCGGTCGAGGTCGTCACGCAGGTTCGTGGTGTGGGTGTTAGCCACCTGATCCCGGGCTTCCTGCGTGTGCTCGCGCACCTCTGCGAGGGCGGCCGTATTGCGACGCAGCATCTCCGCCAGAAGGCCGAGAGCCGCAGTGCCGACGACGCCGCCGGCCGTGATGATGGAGACCTGGACGTCGGGATTGATCACTGGCCCATCCCGAAGACGAGCGCCTCCAGGCGCTTGATTCGCTCCTCCTGGGCCTGCACGACCGACAGGAGGGCTACGCCGAGCAGGTCGTACCGCAGGCCGTCGACCTCGCCGTCCATGTACTGAACGAGCCACTTCAGGCCGAGGTCGTCGACCTCGTCTGCGATGAGCCCGACTTCGTCCTTGCGTCCCTCCATCCAGTCGCCCGTTTCCTCGTCGGCCTTGCCCTTGCGGTCGTAGATGACCGGACGCATCTTCAGTACGTCGGAGGGGTCGATGGGGAAGTCCCGGATGTTCTCCTTGAACTTCCGAGCCGAGGTGTTGCGGCAGAAGGAGCCCGAGCCTTCGACCCATACCGAGTAGAACGTGCCGTCCGTGGCGGTGTTGGAGTACGGCCGCTGTGAGCCGTTGGCCCACGAGATGGTGTCGCCGGAGGTCAGGTAGCTGCCGTGGCTGTGTCCGGCCGGCGGGAAGGTGCTCGGCTTCGCGGTGATCGACGACCAGGTGTGGGCGTGTGTCGCGGGCGGGAACGTGGTGGGCTTGCCGGTGACCTGGCCCCAGTCGTGCGTATGGCTCGACGGGGGGAAGGTGGTCGGCTTGTTGAGGATTGCCGTCCAGTCGTGCGTATGGGTGTCCGGCGGGAACGCGTTGGGCTTCCCTGCGACGTTTGCCCACGTCACGACGGGTGCGAGGTCTGTCCAGGCCGAGCCGCCCCACCACTCCCACGAGGAGGTCGTGCGGTTGTAGCCGAGCTGGCCAACGCGCGCTGCGGCCGGGCGGGTGTCGGTCGACCAGCTACCCAGGCGACTGCCGACGAAGCGCCGGTCATCCGTCACCGTCGATGCGCCGACGTTGGTCGCGCCGGCAGGCACGGTGACCCGCGCGAGGGGGAGCTCGTAGACGTCCGTGTCCGTCTGCGTCGGATCCAGGGCCGAGCCGCCGGCCACGCCCTTCAAGACTGCGAGGACGATGCTGTTCTCTGCAGGGTCGAGCCTCAGGACAACGCGGTCCGTACGCGCCGCCGACTCCGACGCGGCGATGGTCAGCACCTCGACGGCGGTCGAGAAGTAGGCGCAGCCGCGGACTACCGCGAAGCCCGGCTGAACCTTGACGGTCATACCCGAGCCGTCAGCGGAGACGGTGAGGTCCAGCGCGTCGGGCGAGGCGGCGACGCCGGAGTCCTGGAGCTCTCGGAAGAAACGACTGAATTGTCCTTCCGTCACAACCTGACTGTCGAAGGGGTATGAGCTCTGTGCCACGGTGGGGGCCTCCAGGGGATACTAGAAAACCCCTCAGCGGGGGTTGGGTTGACGGAGATCAGAAGGCTGGCCCGACGTCTTCCACTGCGAAGATGTTTGCCGCCGAGGAGCCGAAGGCTAGGTAGCGAGCGGATCCGCTGGCCGTCGCAGTCTTGTTCGTGTAGAGGCTGATTCCGACCGTGGTCAATCCGGCCGGTGGGTTGCGGATGTATGACTCGCAGACGACGCCGCCCGACAGGCCAGAATCGTCACTGAAGAGCGGCGTGAGGATCTGGCCAACGAGCGTGCCGCTTGTCGTCACCGAAGAGCCGGATGCCCACCGGCAAGACGTGAGGGCGGAGTTCTTCGCGCCGGCAGAGGCGTTGGTTCCCGTGCCGTTGGCATCGACTGAGCCCATCTGGAAAGTCACTCGGTAGTTCCTGCCGGGCTCGGCGATGAACTGCTGAGTGAAAAGCATCGTCTCGGTGTTTCCGATGTAGACCTCGCCTGACGGGACCGAGCCGCACTCCATTGAGGCGACGATCCCTCTGGGCTCGCGACTCGGGTAGATCATCAGGCCCATCAGGTCACCTCCACGCCGCTTGCATGCACATCGACCGCGGTTGCCACGCTGGCCTGAACCTTGATCGTTGAACTGGGCGGGATGACCTGCGAAAGATCAAGCGCCAACATCCCGTTCGGCGGGACCGGCGATTGCTTCATCAGGTAGAAGCCATCGACTTGGATCGAGACCGTGGCGGCCGACGAGGTTGTGTTGCTTACGATCAGATTTGTCAGGATCGCGGTGGTAGCAGAGGGGGCCGTGTATGCGGTAGTGAGGGTGGTGGTTGCGGTACCGCGATAGAGCTTTGCTGGAGTTGCAGCCATTTAGTACACCCCCATGATTCGCATGATTTGGTCGTCCTGAGGGTCGGCGGCGCTGACGTTCTGCTCCAGTTGCGATACGCGCGTCTCCGTGTTCTGCACTCGCTTGGAAAGGGCGACTTGTGGATCGAACCCGGAGGCGTCGCCGAGGAGAGCGCCGATCTTGAATCCGTTCGAGTCGGCGAGGAGCGACATTCCCGTCGCGGTCGAGGCGAGTTCCTGATCTTCGACGACGACTGTCACCTTGTCGCCGAGATACCAGTCGTGGCCGAACTCCATGACGGAGTCCTCCATGGGGATGGCCTGCACGGCGACGGAGGTGAAGCCGCTGTTGGCCATCGCTTCATCGCCGGCTTGCTGGAGCTCGTTCCAGTCATCGGTTTGGCGTTGGTCGATGAACTGCTCGATCCGCCGGCCCCAGGCCACCTCGGCGGCGAGGGACTCGGCGGTGTCCACTTCAAGGAACTGCCGCTCGGTCAGGTCTCCTTGACCGGCCACGATGGCGCGGGTGACGCCAGGCGGGCTGATGGCGACCTTCTGGCCGCTGAGCGTCCCGGTCCTCGTGTCGAGGCGGATCTCGCGGCTCTTGTCAGACACGAGGTATGTCTCGAAGACGAGGACGTCATCACGCTGTATGACACGGAAGCCGAGATCGGCGACGACCGCGATCTCCGCGAGCAGGTTGCCGAGCACCGGGAAGCGGGCGGACTTGGATACGGTCGGCCCGCGGCCGAGGTTCGCACCCATGGTGAGCTTCGCTTTGCGGCGCTGGACCGGGGCGGACGGCCCGACGTTGGCGTTGACGTACGCGTGTATGACGGTTTCGGCTGGGCCGGATCGCACGTCATGCGCAAGCGTCTGGTGTGCCCCGTCAGGGTTGGTCGGGTCCGGATAGGCCAGCATGTCGGCCAGGACGACATCATCTGAGACGCCATCGAAGGTGACCGTGCCCGCCGGGTCCTGAGCGCTGGTGGCGAAAGTTGGTGTGACCACCGGGCCGCTCAGGATGACGTCAGTCGGGCCGGTGATGATGACGCCCCCACCGGGCGTGCGCAGCGCCTCCGTAAGGGGGTGGTCGTAGGCCAGGCTCAGTGACCAGGTGCCGACGTTGTTGAAGGTGGGCTGCACCTTCAATGACAGCTCCTCGGGGCGTATCAGGCCTAGACGCGTCAGCGACTTGTCGCGCACTTCGACGGTGATGTCGGAGAGCTTCAGGTCAGATCACCACCCATCTCCGAGCCCGCCAGGTGCACACGATCTTGCTGGCGCTGGTCACACCCAGGAGGCTTGCCGTCGCCGTCGTGGTGCCCGGAGCAACGCTCCAGAAGCGCGGGGCGACGTCGAGGTCGGAGTACCGATTCGCCCCTGTCCCGTCGACCACGGAGCCGCGCAGTGTGTCGATGGTGAGGTGCTGGCCGGACGCCAGGGTGCCCAGCCAGGCCAGCCGCTCACCGGTGGGGGCGACAGCCTCGAAGCCGTGCCCGGGGCCGTAGATGTTCCATACGGGGTAGGCGCGAGCGTCGCCCGTGTTGGTCAGGGTGATCGCGCCGATTGCCTGCGAGGAGGCGACTGACAGGTTCGCCAGCGTGTCGAGGAAAGCGCCAGTGCTGGTGTCTCCGCCGATGGTCTGGCCGGTGACGACCGAGCTGGTGAAGTACGGGTCGCCCGCCGTTACCGTGACGACCATCTGGACGTCACGGCTGCCGACAGTGTCGACCCCATACGTGTACTCGCCTCCGCCGGTGCGGTAGACGGTTGTCGTCCAGCGCGTACCGTCATCCTCGATCAGGGCGAGGGTGCACGGCCCGGCCAGCGCCAGGGCCAGCCGGGACACGAGCTGCTTCAGGTGCGCACGGTCCCGCCCGACGATGTCGAGGGGTAGGTCGATCTCGCGGGGCTGAACGCGCTGGCCGCGATACACGGCGCCGTCACCAGCCCCGGTGAGCCATTGGACCGAGACGGGGGGCACGCCAAGTCCGGTGACGCCGGACGTGACCTGGATCCCCGTACCTGTCTCGTACTGCTCATTGAGGTTGATGACGTCGGTCGGGCTTTCGAGCTGGAGCTTCGGCATCGCTTACCACCCCGCCCTTGCCCGGCCGGTGGCAGCGAACAGATCCTCTTCCGAGGAAAGGCCGCTGCCCGGTGCCGCGTAGTAGTTGAGAACCTTCGTGGTGCCGCCGCTGAGAGCTCCGGCCAGCGACCCATTGAGGGATGCCGACAGGCCCGCGGCCTTGTTCAGGCTCGGGCTTTCAAATGCCGTGCCGGCGACGTCATCGGTGAGCCCCTGAAGCGACTTCCGTACCGCGTCATAGCGGGACTCCAGGCCATTGATGAAGCCGTTGATGACGAGCTGCCCGGCGTTCACCAGGAGCACGCGGTCAAGGCTCTCCGGACCCTTCCAGCTCGTCAGCTTTCCCGTCAGGCTGCCGAGGGCGCCCTTCACCTTCTGGTAGGAGGCGGTGATTCCCTTGACGAAGCCCTCGATCAGATCCTTGCCGGCCTGTACCAGAAGGGTCTTCAGGCTGCCGAGCCACTTGACGATGTTGCCCGGCAAGTCCGAGATCAGGGTTCCCAGTTGCGCGATCTTGTCGCTGACGGTGGTCCGCAGGGAGGAGAGCGCCGCAGTGGCCCGTGTGGAGATGGTGCTCCAAGCGGACGAGAACGCCGTCTCAATCGAGGACATGCCATCGACAAAGAGCTGTCGCGCGCCGGTCGTAAACAGCGTGATGTAGCCGCGTATCAGCGCGAAGTTACCGGTGAACAGATCGCTGATCACCTTCCAGCCAGCTCGGAAGGCGGCAGCGACGCCGTCTACGAGTTCGCCGGCACCATCCAAGAATGCGGCAGCGAAGACAAGCTCGAAGGCGCCAAGGATGATGTCCCAAATTCCCTTTAGGAACTTCCAGATGCCATTCCAGAGGTCTTCCCATCCCTGCTTGAAGGTGTCCCAGGAGCCAGTAAAGGATCCCTCGAACGTCCCCCAGAAGACCTCCCATGCGCCCTTGATGACGTCCCAGATTCCGACGAAGAGTTCGACGAAACCCTCGATCACGAGAGCGGCACCATTTACCGCCAGGACCAGAACATCGCCGATCATCTGAGCGACGAAGGCAAGAACCGGAACTAGGATCGGCATCAGGAAATTCACCAGCGCGAGCAGGGCATCAAGGATGGGCTGGATTGCCGCCAGGATGCGGGAGATCGCGTCGGCCAAGGGGGGAAGTACCTGCTGAAGCAAATTCGAGACGATCGGCAAAAGCGGCATGAGTACGGCATTGATGAGCTGGAGCGCCACGTCCACAATTGGCTGCAATGCGGTCAGCAATTCCCCGAGCGCGTCACTGATTACCGGCAAGAGCGGGGCGAGGGAATCGCCGAGCTGCTGCACGAGCGGCTGAACCGCATCGACTATCTGACCGAAAATCTGCTCGATCGGCGGCAGGATGGAAGCCAGGATTGAAAAGGCGCCACCAAGCAAATCGCCGATAATTGGTACCAGGGTCGCAACGAGCGGGGTAAGATCCTGAATAGCTGTCATCAGCGCGCCACCGAGGATGTCGATGATGGGCTGAAGTTGCGGCAGGAGCGTACTGAAGGCGGACGCTAGGGGAACAATCGCGGCGGCGACCAAACCGCCGAGCATTGCCGCGAATGGGCCGATGAGTTGCATCAGCGCGCTAAGGGTCTTTCCGATCGGATCCAAGGCGGGCGCGAGGCTCTCTACGGCCGTCTGAAGGCCGTCGAGTAGAGCCTTTATCCCGTTGACTATCGCGGGCTGCGAAAGGGCGCCAGCGATTGCACCAACGGCCGTGCCGATGGTCGAGCCGATTTCCGGAAGGACGTCGGCCATGAGGTCGGCAAGCTGAGCGAAGAGCTCTCGCACCTGCGGGCCGGACTGCGTCGCGATCTGCGACATCGCTTCGTGAGCGGAGTGAAATACGCCGACGAGCTTGACCTGAAAATCCGCGCCGTTGACGACGTCAGAGACGCGGTGGAGCGTATCCGCCATCATCCCGAGCGTGGATCCGCCAGCCTTAGTCGCAGCCTCGCCGACGCCCTTCGAGATTCCGCCGAGGCCCGTGAAGACCGAGCCCAAGTCCTTCAGGTTCTGAATCGCAGTGTCGATCCAGCCCTTCAGGCGGCCGTCCTTTTCTGCGGCCGACAAGAAATTGGAGAACTTCGTGGAGATGTCGACGAACCATTGTGCGAGTTCCGGTAGGTAGGAACTGCCGACCTTTCCAAGAACCGCGATGATGTTCGCGAAAGCCCCAGTGCCACCCGTGGCAATGCTGATCGAATCGCCCAGATCCTTGAACATCTGAGTGAGTGCCGGATTTAGTGCGCCCTTCAGCCCGGTAGCAAGTCCAGCAAAGAAGCCGCCCAACTGAGTGGCGGTGAGCTTGACGCCGGCAGTGAACTCCGGAAGGAGCTCGTCGATCATTGACCGGATAGGCGTAGCGGCCTTGGACCAGAAGTTATCGCTGATGGCGTCCTGGAGGCCGGAGAACTGCTTCTTCACCTCGGGCAAGACCTTGTTGAAGTCCTTGAACGCCGCGATCATGACGCCGACGCCGACAGCGATTCCGCCGAGGAGGCCCGGCAGGAGAAGGGCAGCTGGCCCGATTTGCGCCAAGGAGGTGCCGAGCGCGAATGAATTGCTGACTGCGGTAAGCAGCCAAGCCGACAGACCACCGAGTCCTTCGGTGAGCAAGCCGATCCGAGGGACCGCCTTATCGAGATCCTTCAGCCAATTCTTGAAGCCCCGGAACATGTCGGTGAGAACGCGACCGCCGGAGAGGGCGGCGAGGGCGGTTCCGACCGCAGCGACAGCGCCCTTGTCGATCTTCGGGAAAATACTGACGGT from Streptomyces sp. NBC_01198 includes these protein-coding regions:
- a CDS encoding GH25 family lysozyme, translated to MTVNGQDWSSHQSAEPSTAGLTFVIIKTTEGTSYLSPRMKAQVAHARKGGLLVGFYHFLRPGSMTAQAAYFVKNTPMVDGDTLWADWEDPGVSCAQKDAFIKEVKRLRPTHRVGLYCNRDFWLNHDSTSYAGDALWIAQYNGSAGHPTIQHAWVIDQWTSSPVDTDVAAFATKAAMEAWQRGLIPKASAPAKPAPKPGPAKVVDLSNLIAAAKADPKGKQGHQTHAADVKFVETALKAEGLLSAKYASDGSFGTTTVAAYKAWQKKLHYTGSDADGIPGSASLTALGKRHGFAVKA
- a CDS encoding DUF2746 domain-containing protein, encoding MINPDVQVSIITAGGVVGTAALGLLAEMLRRNTAALAEVREHTQEARDQVANTHTTNLRDDLDRVIDGLDRVLEGQARHDEALNQHGRDIGGLREEVAHERRERLALAERLDDHVVSSRS
- a CDS encoding tail fiber domain-containing protein, with amino-acid sequence MAQSSYPFDSQVVTEGQFSRFFRELQDSGVAASPDALDLTVSADGSGMTVKVQPGFAVVRGCAYFSTAVEVLTIAASESAARTDRVVLRLDPAENSIVLAVLKGVAGGSALDPTQTDTDVYELPLARVTVPAGATNVGASTVTDDRRFVGSRLGSWSTDTRPAAARVGQLGYNRTTSSWEWWGGSAWTDLAPVVTWANVAGKPNAFPPDTHTHDWTAILNKPTTFPPSSHTHDWGQVTGKPTTFPPATHAHTWSSITAKPSTFPPAGHSHGSYLTSGDTISWANGSQRPYSNTATDGTFYSVWVEGSGSFCRNTSARKFKENIRDFPIDPSDVLKMRPVIYDRKGKADEETGDWMEGRKDEVGLIADEVDDLGLKWLVQYMDGEVDGLRYDLLGVALLSVVQAQEERIKRLEALVFGMGQ
- a CDS encoding DUF7298 domain-containing protein gives rise to the protein MGLMIYPSREPRGIVASMECGSVPSGEVYIGNTETMLFTQQFIAEPGRNYRVTFQMGSVDANGTGTNASAGAKNSALTSCRWASGSSVTTSGTLVGQILTPLFSDDSGLSGGVVCESYIRNPPAGLTTVGISLYTNKTATASGSARYLAFGSSAANIFAVEDVGPAF
- a CDS encoding siphovirus ReqiPepy6 Gp37-like family protein; this encodes MRDKSLTRLGLIRPEELSLKVQPTFNNVGTWSLSLAYDHPLTEALRTPGGGVIITGPTDVILSGPVVTPTFATSAQDPAGTVTFDGVSDDVVLADMLAYPDPTNPDGAHQTLAHDVRSGPAETVIHAYVNANVGPSAPVQRRKAKLTMGANLGRGPTVSKSARFPVLGNLLAEIAVVADLGFRVIQRDDVLVFETYLVSDKSREIRLDTRTGTLSGQKVAISPPGVTRAIVAGQGDLTERQFLEVDTAESLAAEVAWGRRIEQFIDQRQTDDWNELQQAGDEAMANSGFTSVAVQAIPMEDSVMEFGHDWYLGDKVTVVVEDQELASTATGMSLLADSNGFKIGALLGDASGFDPQVALSKRVQNTETRVSQLEQNVSAADPQDDQIMRIMGVY
- a CDS encoding phage tail domain-containing protein gives rise to the protein MPKLQLESPTDVINLNEQYETGTGIQVTSGVTGLGVPPVSVQWLTGAGDGAVYRGQRVQPREIDLPLDIVGRDRAHLKQLVSRLALALAGPCTLALIEDDGTRWTTTVYRTGGGEYTYGVDTVGSRDVQMVVTVTAGDPYFTSSVVTGQTIGGDTSTGAFLDTLANLSVASSQAIGAITLTNTGDARAYPVWNIYGPGHGFEAVAPTGERLAWLGTLASGQHLTIDTLRGSVVDGTGANRYSDLDVAPRFWSVAPGTTTATASLLGVTSASKIVCTWRARRWVVI
- a CDS encoding phage tail protein, yielding MPESGQVVGRISVKILPDTSDFRQKAQKDLDKIEKRLKVEVPTTVDMTGAKRDLLEGIRTINAENASKDSRKIKFRTAITTTGMTAEIQKAVKELQARMKTKSVKIKIKDVEVTGDVHLELNGDSARKTKDDIDHWRRDNNPVKIDVEFNWQSTAAAVVSARLGVLTRPRTVSIFPKIDKGAVAAVGTALAALSGGRVLTDMFRGFKNWLKDLDKAVPRIGLLTEGLGGLSAWLLTAVSNSFALGTSLAQIGPAALLLPGLLGGIAVGVGVMIAAFKDFNKVLPEVKKQFSGLQDAISDNFWSKAATPIRSMIDELLPEFTAGVKLTATQLGGFFAGLATGLKGALNPALTQMFKDLGDSISIATGGTGAFANIIAVLGKVGSSYLPELAQWFVDISTKFSNFLSAAEKDGRLKGWIDTAIQNLKDLGSVFTGLGGISKGVGEAATKAGGSTLGMMADTLHRVSDVVNGADFQVKLVGVFHSAHEAMSQIATQSGPQVRELFAQLADLMADVLPEIGSTIGTAVGAIAGALSQPAIVNGIKALLDGLQTAVESLAPALDPIGKTLSALMQLIGPFAAMLGGLVAAAIVPLASAFSTLLPQLQPIIDILGGALMTAIQDLTPLVATLVPIIGDLLGGAFSILASILPPIEQIFGQIVDAVQPLVQQLGDSLAPLLPVISDALGELLTALQPIVDVALQLINAVLMPLLPIVSNLLQQVLPPLADAISRILAAIQPILDALLALVNFLMPILVPVLAFVAQMIGDVLVLAVNGAALVIEGFVELFVGIWDVIKGAWEVFWGTFEGSFTGSWDTFKQGWEDLWNGIWKFLKGIWDIILGAFELVFAAAFLDGAGELVDGVAAAFRAGWKVISDLFTGNFALIRGYITLFTTGARQLFVDGMSSIETAFSSAWSTISTRATAALSSLRTTVSDKIAQLGTLISDLPGNIVKWLGSLKTLLVQAGKDLIEGFVKGITASYQKVKGALGSLTGKLTSWKGPESLDRVLLVNAGQLVINGFINGLESRYDAVRKSLQGLTDDVAGTAFESPSLNKAAGLSASLNGSLAGALSGGTTKVLNYYAAPGSGLSSEEDLFAATGRARAGW